The following is a genomic window from Penaeus chinensis breed Huanghai No. 1 chromosome 38, ASM1920278v2, whole genome shotgun sequence.
ttctatatatatatgtctatatatatatgtatatacataaatatatatatatatttatatatatatatatatatatatatatatatatatatatataggtgtatctgtgtgtgtgtgtgtgtgtgtgtgtgtgtgtgtgtatatatatatatatatatatatatatatatatatatgtatgtattagagacagagagagagagatgtatacgaatatatagatagatgtgtgtgtgtgtgtgtgtgtgtatgtgtgtaatatatatatatatatatatatatatatatatatatatgtatgtatatatgtatgtatgtctatatataggtatgtatgtgtatatgtgtgtgcgtgtgtgtgtatatatatatatatatatatatatatatatatgtgtgtatgtgtgtgtgtgtgtgtgtgtgtgtgtgtgtgtgtttgtatttaaatacatatatatgtatacatatgatatacatatgtacattctctctctctctctctctctctctctctctctctctctctctctctctctctctctctctctctctctctctctctttcactatctatctatctatctatctatccatctatctctctatctctctcacacacacacacacactgttactgAAGAAAGCAAAGGGAACCTACTTCATTACCTCTCCCTCAACTGAAGACAATGTCAGTCCTggctatttcatatatatatgtgtgtgtgtgtgtgtgtgtgtgtgtgtgtgtgtgtgtgtgtgtgtgtgtgtgtgtgtgtgtgtgtgtgtgtatgtgtgtgtgtgtgtttatttttgcaaATATGATGATAAGGGTGGGAAAGAGACAGTGAGCCAACTGGATTGAAAATACATCAATTTGTAAAACAGCCAAATCAAACATTTAAAAAGTTAATTATTCCTGAAAATATAACAGGTATTAGTGAGGACACATATATCACATGTTACAATCTAGACGCCTtggaaacagacacaaacaatcaaacactgaTAATCATTCCACAAATAATAAATTTCTTCTTTTGCGGATATTTGTACGATTCTTGTGCTCTCACAATAGCTACGTGTTAATAAAGTGCAGCAGTTCTTGGTAATCTTACAAAACCTTTTGTCCCTTGTATCTATTCCCCCTGATTGTATATTGTTGACGACACACTTTCGCCCCGAGGTTCGAAGCTTCTAAAGCAAGCAACTGTTTCACTGATATAGCCGTAACTGTGACAGTGCGATTACGAGCATTGGCACAACTCTTTTACGCAGCTGGTGACCGCTCGCCCCTAGCCTCGAAGTCTTTgagcaaatacagatatataacactACAAAGACGCCTGTAAGCACACATACTCGCTTCAAGAATCCGTTACGATACCTTTATACATGGACACATTTTAAATTTTGACTTTCACATTTCCGAGAAAATAGAATACCTAAGGGAAGACTGCCTCTGTGTAGAAATAAAATATCACTTCAAAAAATGACGGCCATCGGTTACAGTTCGATGTTTTATTCAATAGCGTGgtgcaaaaaaaaaatgaccaaaatATTTAAACAGATCAGAAGCGgtcagaaatgtgtgtgtgtgtgtatgtgtgtgtgtgtttgtgtgtgtgtgtgtacatctccctctcgctctcgctctctctctctctctctctttctctctctctctctctctctctgtgtgtgtgtgtgtgtgtatgtgtgtgtgtgtgtgtgtgtgtgtgtttgtctaactctctctctctctctctctctttctctctttctctctctctatctctttctctctcccttcctctctctctctctctctctctctctctctctctctctctctctctctctctctctctctctctctctctctctctgtctctctctctctctctctatctctctctctttatctctcccttcctctccttctttctctctctctctctctcccttcctctccttctctctctctctctctctctctctctctctctctctctctctctctctctctctctctctctctctctctctctctcaacatatcaAAGCACCTGAACAGCtgcacgcataaacatacatttaaacTGAGTAGAGCAAATGCAATTGTTTTGTATTACATGAATTTAGTAATTGAACGAATAAATAGcacgtgaaaaagaaagagacatatatataggatatggAAAAACAGACCagtaatatattatcattctgtttGCCACGGTTAtcattttttctgatattttagtCGGCAAATAGAAGTGTACATTGAATTTTCTTCAAATTGCAGTTTCATTATTTTCAGAGAATGTGAGAAAATGGCAACCGCCGTGTTTTACCTCATTGAATACAGTGTCTTGTTTTACTATTATAAAGCTgatgtgaaaaaaataagaatatatatgttaatggaaAAGGTCATGAACGAACACAGACTGGTACACCAAGAAATgccatcataaaatatatatagtgcattTTGGATTTAGGGAAAATAGGAAACTTTTTGATAACAAAAAAGCGTTTATTGCAGGAATAattcacacttgtatatatagataattaaatgcACTTTTGTGTGCATATGTCCTAAGTATTCTGCGCATAATTCGCCTTAACTTAATCAGCGTCTACgtatctctttccatttctcagtTTACCTCATAGTCAAGCACAATAATCCTTTACCTAAAGTTAAGTTTAAagacatccatatatatggaGTTTGAGTGGCACCGCGAGAACAAATTGCAGTCATGccagcaaaagcaaaagaaaacttATATCTCAATCCATTACcgtcaaagaaaataaaacctaAAAGAGGACAAACTATAGTAAATTGAAGCAGAGTCCGCACTGGAAAATTATTGATAAACATTCATCAAATTAATAGACGGGGATATGAAACAAAAAGAGTTTTACATTTGAATGATAGACGAAACCTTACATTACTAATCGACTAGAAACTATACATTAGCAAAAAAGtgtttttgatatttgttttttgtttgttttaagattctgttttgtttttttgtacatactgttcttttatttcttatttgtatttgtatttttttttttttttggggggggagggggatgtataCGTTGCATTTTAACTGTATATATTGTATCCGgagtatcgttgttattatttcagtCATTTGTTTAATCTAACAAGTTATAACCACGGGGCGTCGGTAGACTCAGGGACCCAAGAGCAAGATAGATTAGGACACCTGCTGGTCGGGTTAACGTGTCTCGAAGTGGCATTGATTGACATGGTTGAAGGGTCTTCCAGGAGGGTCGTGTATGTCTCGCAGTCTTCTTCCGTCAAGGCTATAATGGATGTATAATTAGGTTGCATTAGTTAATTTGATGAGTTGatgtgagggatatatatatatgtgtatatatagatagatagatagatagatagatagatagatagatagatagatatagatatagatatatacatatatatatacatatatatatttttttttttcgatgctgTCTCTTAACAAAAAGAATGATTCAGATCTTCCAGTATATGTAGGCATGTTTAAACCTCTAGAGAATAAAGCATATTCAACACTTTGCATTATCCTAATACTATCTATACTCATTCGCTCTCGCCTTCACATGAACTTCAGAACTTCGAAACTTCACTCACCCTTGAGAAAAATCGTGATGAGACCTCCCACAAACTCTCGGTACGTGTCGAGGTCTTGATCCCCGAGGAGGTCGTTGACGCCGCAGAAATCGCCTGACATCTGTCGGTATTCGGGGTCCAGGAGATCCATGTGGGCGTAGTCGGTGGCGTTGATGGACCATCGGTGGGCGTCCGGGCGGAGTGCGTGCCAGAACCTCTCGTTGCTGAGCTTTTCGGGAGCACAAGCCAAGCCGGAGAaacctgggagggagggagggggaccaggagGTTTCCGTTAGCACTGGCTTCGTGAGTGTCTTTGCCATTTCTTAAtattcttcatctatctatctatctatctctttatctaaatatttacctatatatctatccatctatctatctatctctgtctctcgatatatatatatatatatatatatatataaatgtgtgtgtgcatatatatatatatatatatatatatatatatatatatacacatatatatacatgtatatatacatatatataatgtatatatgtatatatataaatatatatatatatatatatatatatgaggagccACGCAGGGACATGTGCCCTTTTAAGTTGTCAATATTTAAACCCGGCTTCATCTAATGCTCTCCTGGCAATAGTGGTCTCCATGCAAAAGAGAACATCGCATTgcagttccctcctcctccaccccccttcctccacctctgcctATCTCTCCGCGGCCAGCAACAGTCCCCCTCGGACCTAGCCCTTACCAGGAACCGGATCGAACCCGGCCGCCAGATGCAGCGTCGGGAGAGCGAAGTTGAGTAGTTCTCCCGGCGTGATGCAAAATTCAGGGATAATACCCATAGGGTCCGAGCCGTCGACGGGGTCCAGCAGCACCAAAGCCTTGAATGCCCCACATCCCTCAGCCTTCAGAAGAGCGACGAGCGTGTGAGCCCCTGCTGAATGCCCTGCGCCTAAAacaggagggagtgaaggaaattGAAAGGCGTGTCTTAGTTTgatatactgttgttgttgttttgtgtgtgtgtgtgtgtgtgtgtgtgtgcgtgtgtgtgtgtgtgtgtgtgtgtgtgtgtgtgtgtgtgtgtgtgtgtttgtacatatgtatgtatataaatatatatacatatgtatatgtatatatgtatatatatatatacatatatatgtatgtatgtatacatatatatatatacgcccacacacgtgtgtgtgagtgtgtgtttgtgtgtgtgtgtgtgtgtgtgtgtgtgtgtgtgtgtgtgtgtgtgtgtgtgtgtgtgtctatctatataaacatatataaatatatatatatttgtacatatatatatacacacacaagtatatatatgtatatatatgtatgtatacatatatatacatacacacacacacacaatatatatatatatatatgtgtgtgtgtgtatatatatatacatccgtacatccatccatatatatatatttatatatatatatatatatatatgtatatataaatacatgtgtgtgtgtgtgtgtgtgtgtgtgtgtgtgtgtgcgtgtgtgtgtgtgtgtgtgtgtgtgtgtatgtgtgtgtgtgaatgtgcctgtgtgtgtgtgtacacacacacacatgtatggtacgtgtatatatgtgtctaatatatatatatatatgtatgtaagtagagAGATAGGCAAGTCGGTAAGTAAGGTATGcgcatatacacgcgcgcgtgcgcacacacactcccacacgcacacacacaaattcacttttgtatgtgtgtctggacacgtgtgtgtatgggtgctcATCAGTGTTTATCTCATCAAATCAATTTATATTCCCACGAACAATTGCGTTTTTTACCGCATTCTTTTGAAGCGTTCCCATGAGTCCACCTGTTGGATATGTCAAGGTCGTATGTAATGTATTTTGTAGCTTAGATAGCAGTAAGAAGAGTgacgacaatggtaataataaagataaatgtaatgatgataaaaatgacgatgacaatgatgataataataataattataatgataataacgataataattataatgataataacaatgataatcataataataataatgatgataatgataataataatgataatatgaataataataacaataatgatgatattaacaataacaatggtaagaatgacaataataatccttattatcataatattagtaacaatagtaataatactaattattattatcactattactatcaatataacaaCAGCACTAACGAAaacaatagagagaagaaaagaaaaaaatatcgagattgaaataaataaataagtagccATCCctaatcaccccctccccccccctcgccccatccttccccccccccccccaaacactcaCCCAACAACGTCCCAAAATCCACCACAGTCTCCTCTGGTACGCCGTGTTCAACCATCTTCTCAACCAACTGCTCTTCCGCCCAGTCCATGGTTGTGATCAAAGCTGGCAATTTGTGCTCCGGTGTTGCCATAGTCATAGCCCAAGgcgccaccaccactaccccatgCGAGGCAACGTGACTCAGGACCtatgggagaaaagaaggggtggGGAACACGCGTGGTGATTGGTGGAGATTTCGGCCAATCAGCGCTGCGGTGGTTGTATGCCCCGTCAACATGGCTGACACGATTTCGAGAAGAGTGACGTTGCCTGATTCAGTTAGCtgtgttaatttatttgtttgtttactaagTGTTCGTTTATGTGTTAGGTTCTGGTTGGGTTATTTGGGATTATGGTTGGTTTGTTCTATAAGAAGTCGGCAGTGGTGTAATGACATGGACGGTATTTCAGACAGACAATACTAGAGATATTGATTGTACTTTTACAtgtggtattatcattgtcattattatcatcatcattattgttattattattacttttgttgttgtttttgttgttattattattattatcattattgtaattattattatcattaatattagcatcatcattattgtaattattattatcattaatattagcatcatcattattgttattgttattattataaacattatcattatcattattattatcatcattattattaatattaatattattattattatattattattattattattattatcatcattattattattattattattattattatcattattattattattactactattaatattatcattattattattattattattattatcaatcataattattattattattatttttacatattattattaatattattattatctatatcattactattactttcattatcttcatcaatattattactgttaccattattattattatcattattattatcatcattactattaatagcagtagtgctACTACTATTCtagattattactattgataatccttttattatttttactatcattactatcagcattgttttaaatattttctaactattattatcattattattatcattattattggttttgttgttgttgttactattattactattattattcatgttatcaaattcataatttctgttattggtactacttttatttctacctttgttattataaatattataattattgttatcattattattattacgattattattatcattattatcatcatcagcatcaacatcattactaatattaacatcaatataattattattgttattattattgttattattatcattattgttagtattattactactaccaatactactactgttaatgttattattactgttgttattattctcattatcattattattatcattattattattactattattattattattattgttatcattatcattatcattatcattattatcatcatcattattattataagtattattgctatgattatcacaATAAGTAGCGGTAGTAGTACTTATTCCTTTTAAGACTGTTATcactaataattatcatcttcacccacattatcatcatcatcatcatcatcattattatcgtcaatatcattattgttattattatcactttcctcattattatcgatTTCGGTGTTatgcttattaccattatttctgtattcacattattagtagtagtaggcctACAGGAGTAGTGGTAGTATCTTGATCATTATgtaattttgttatctttattaggtGTATCAGTCTTATAATAACTGAATTTGCCGATGCAATTGATATGAATGACAGGGCCATCAATATAAAATAATGGTCACTTTAGATAAGTAAGTTTTTTGACGCCAGTACGTATTGCTATTAAAATATAATCGTATAATTACTAATTTGACAGTATGGATAAATAAAAGATGGCTAATAAAATAGAAGATAACTAATATAAAAGGTAACTAATTCAACGGTGTGTGTTCCAAACTGCATAGTGTATTTGTGTTGTAGATTTCATTGGGACGTGAATAGTTTAACTCTGGAAAATTACTGAAAGTTCGAGCAGCGTAATTCTGTTTATGGCCAGTCAGCACTCTAACATATTTTGTAATAAATCGCTCGTacgataggtgtatgtgtgtatgtgtgtgtgtgtgtgtgtgtgtgtgtgtgtgtgtgtgtgtgtgtgtgtgtgtgtgtgtgtgtgcgtccgtccgtccgtccacaTGTATTTGTAATAATATGTGCGAGTATGAGCTGACCGCCAAATTTTAATCTTTAGTACCTGACATATCTAAAGGCTTttgtcattttacttttttttacccaTTTACTTGCGTGTCTGAGCATACATTAACACGAAAACTGGTAACAGTATTTGTTACTTGATATATATCGACATTTCATGGAACTGTAAAATAATAGcatatccttatctatctatctaactacatgtgtaaaaaaaaaaaaaaaaaaaaaaaaaaaaaaaaaacgatcacaaTGTTTACTATCTGTTATATCTACATGTGACACAAAActgtaatatgaaaaaaatctatctacttatctacccttTATACGTACACTAAAGGACACCACTGTGATAAGCATCTGATCGCCGCCTCACCTGAGCATACGCGGCAGGAGGCGTCCCCATGGCGAATCCATCCAAAAAGTACATGACCGGATATTCCCCGAGAGTCGTAGGGACCCACACGTCCAGACTTTGGTTGAGACCCGCCGTGAACAGGGCTTTGACTTGGAAGTGGATGAGGTCGTGGGGTCCGGGCTGGTAGGGGTCGAAGTCACCGCTGGGGTCCAGGAGGGAGGCGGGGTCGAGGCTCCGCgcgcggcagacagacagagttgcCAGGATGGCTGGGAGGAACGTCAGCTGTGCGAGAAAAGAgggattgatatgtgtgtgtgtgtgtgtgtgtgtgtgtgtgtgtacacatacatatatgcgtacacacatatacatagattaacatatacatatatataaatatatatatgaatatatatatttatacatataaatatatatatgtatatatgtatatacatacatatatatatatatatatatatatatgtgtgtgtgtgtgtgtgtgtgtgtgtgtgtgtgtgtgtgtacgcatatatgtatgtgtgtatgttgaaagtatgaataaatgtatgcatttcAAAGATCTGTCGGTTATAGTTTGATTTTGgttaaaaacacacatatggtTTGCAAACATGCGTGAACAAAGGTGTTCTCTGTCCACTGGCCCGAAAATGCATTCATTAAATattgttaatttaaactttcatctttaACATTCGCTCTCATATTTTTGCGTTAATGCATTACAACCAGGAGACAGAATGCACTAACGTGTCTATATAGGAAGACGAAGCATCTTCAGACGCGCATGCCTTCAAAAACAGCAGTAAACACCCTTTTTGAGACACACataatgaatatgtacatgtaaatatatatgtgtttatgaatatgaatatatatacatgtatgtgtgtatgtacatatatatatatatatatatatatatatatatatatatatatatacatatatatatatatatgtatatatatacatatatatatgtatatatataaattacatctagatgtgtgtatgaatatgaatatatatacatataaatatacatataagtatatatatatatatatatatatatatatatatgcgtgtgtgtatgtctgtgtgtgtgtgtttgcgtgcgtgtttgtgtgtgtacacgtgtgtgtgtgtgtgtgcgtgtgtgtgtgtgtgtgtgtgtttgtgtgtgtgtgtgtgtgtgtgtatgtacgtgtgtgtgtatgtacgtgtgtgtgtgtgtgtgtgtgtgtgtgtgtgtgtgtgtgtgtgtgtgtgtgtgtgcatatatatacatatatatatatatatatatatatatatatatatatatacatatgtgtgtgtatatatatatacatatatatatatatgtgtgtgtgtgtgtgtgtgtgtgtgtgtgtgtgtgtgtgtgtgcatatatatatatatatatatatatatacacacacatacac
Proteins encoded in this region:
- the LOC125046224 gene encoding chlorophyllase-1, chloroplastic-like, translating into MYFLDGFAMGTPPAAYAQVLSHVASHGVVVVAPWAMTMATPEHKLPALITTMDWAEEQLVEKMVEHGVPEETVVDFGTLLGAGHSAGAHTLVALLKAEGCGAFKALVLLDPVDGSDPMGIIPEFCITPGELLNFALPTLHLAAGFDPVPGFSGLACAPEKLSNERFWHALRPDAHRWSINATDYAHMDLLDPEYRQMSGDFCGVNDLLGDQDLDTYREFVGGLITIFLKALTEEDCETYTTLLEDPSTMSINATSRHVNPTSRCPNLSCSWVPESTDAPWL